In Galactobacillus timonensis, the genomic window GTGTGATTCGTATTGATCTGAATCCATGGGAAGCCGGAGTAGTTGCTGAAGAGGAAAAGCGCTCGGACTTTGTCGGCTGGCTTCGCAATGTGGACCGCAAATCCTGGGCATTGTGCATCCCTTACAAGATGGATGGTGTTGCGCATGCTTCATACCCGGACATCATTGTATTCCGCAAAAATGGTTTTTCTGACTACCTGATTGATATTCTTGAACCGCATCTTGCTTCAGATAAAGACAACGTGTATAAAGCAATCGGATTTGCTGAGTACGCTGATCTCCATTGGAATTCTGCGTTGGGTCGCATGCAGCTGATTCGCCAGGACAAGGCGGTAGACGGAAAAAACCACTTCAAGCGTCTGGATATGGGGGATATCGGTGTTCGCAACAAGGTGCTGCAGATTACGACTAATGCAGAGTTAGATAATCTTTTTGACCAATATGGGTATTTTGAAAATTGATTGTTTTTTGCTTGTTGCATCATGAAGATAAAATACAAAATGCAGCTATCTGTGGGAATTCTTGCAGGGTTTGTAATTATGATATAATTAAGATGTCTGATAAAGGCGATGCTGAAAACAGACGATTGGGGCATATTCAAATTTTTGATTTCTGAATTCTATTGTAGTGTGTTGTAAGAGCAGAGCCCCTGCACATCCGAGTGCCTGCCAGCACATGATATCTGGTGAACGGATTCCTCATCAGTGTTCTAGAGACCACACTCGTTCCCGATTACGGAGATCGGTAATAGAGAGGGCGGTATTTACTACAGAGTTCCGACCTGGCAATCTATTTTTAACGGAGACAGCATATGCTGTCTTTTTGTGTTCTCGGGTCAGTAAATGTTCCGAGAAGACCTAATAAATGGAATTCCTGCCGGAGCGATGTCATTTGCATGCATGTATTATAGGAAGGAGGGATTGTATGAAGTTTAGTATTGCTTCAACTTGCATCACTGACTGCTTCGCTTCATATCCAACTTGTTCAATCCATCATCCTTCCGCGCAGGAGCATCCTTTTTAGTCGATCGACATGAGCAGACAGCGGCCAGAAATGACGCCGCAGCTCAGGATTGAATTGAAAAATATCATGGATCAACATACAGCACAGTATGTCCGAATGAATATGTTGTTCGAAACATTGAAATCTGCTGGCTTTACGCAGCAGTATATTGCAAATCAGAGCGGTGTATCTAAGCAATCCATTTCACGGCTAAAAATCCCCTGCGGAATTTCTGGTAACCCTAAGGTTGATACTCTTGTTTATATTGCTGAGGCACTTCAGTTTGATAAGGATTTGACCAGATCGTTAGTCAATATGTACTATCCGTCTGTTATTGATTCATTGGAGAAAATCGAAAGAAACAGGTTTGCAGATTAAGAAGTTGTAGTCCTATTTTCTCTAAATTGTAATGACTATGTTTTCGCCTATTATTGAATGTGCAGATAGTGATTGATTAATGCGCTATCAGTGAAGAATGCTGATGGCGCTTTTATTTTGCTTTTTCCTTCCCTGATGAGTCTAAGAAAAGTCCCGTGCATTGGACAAATGGCCTTTCTGGCAGTGGTGAAATATAAGCAGAAAGGAGGTAATCCTATGGAAATCAGAAAAGTGTTGAAGGATCCGGCTGAGATGGGTGAGATGTGGCTGACCCGCGTGCGTGGGGTCTACTCGTATGAGAATGGCAGTCGTACGGATAAGGTTATCGGCTACAAGTATACCATCGTCTTCATTGATCAGGATGGCGATGCAGCAGATTTCAAGATCCTGGGCGAGAAGCAGATGGAGAA contains:
- a CDS encoding helix-turn-helix domain-containing protein, with the protein product MSRQRPEMTPQLRIELKNIMDQHTAQYVRMNMLFETLKSAGFTQQYIANQSGVSKQSISRLKIPCGISGNPKVDTLVYIAEALQFDKDLTRSLVNMYYPSVIDSLEKIERNRFAD